Proteins encoded together in one Ipomoea triloba cultivar NCNSP0323 chromosome 4, ASM357664v1 window:
- the LOC116017916 gene encoding outer envelope protein 80, chloroplastic → MERNSDVLFTSSSIKLPPFSFPSQSRTPNPLLSTLHLTLSKLPKLPNPFAPIFNPQSVLTEFLKFPFHKTLKRFNSNPNFPLLCCSSLSLTQTRETDADFPPATQPVPPKSAREERVLISEVLVRSKDGEELERKDLEVEALNALKACRPNSALTVREVQEDVHRIVASGYFSSCMPVAVDTRDGIQLVFQVEPNQEFRGLVCEGANVLPTKFVEDAFRDGYGKIVNIRRLDEIISSINGWYMDRGLIGMVSGIEIFSGGILKLQVSEAEVNNINIRFVDRTGEPTAGKTKPETILRQLLTKKGQVYSALQGKRDVETVLAMGIMEDVSIIPQPAGETGKVDLTMNLVERKSARGITAGGGISSGITNGPLAGLIGSCAIYHKNLFGRNQKLNLSLERGQIDSIYRIKYIDPWIEGDDKRTSRSIMVQNSRTPGTLVHGNQPDNSSLTIGRVTAGIEYSRPFRPKWNGTAGITFQRAGARDDKGNPIIRDFYSSPLTASGNTHDDMLLAKLETMYTGSGDSGSSMLVFNMDQGIPVLPEWLVFSRVNARALKGLAVGPVRLFLSLSGGHVVGNFPPHEAFAIGGTNSVRGYEEGAVGSGRSYVVGCGEISFPLRGPVEGAIFADYGTDLGSGSSVPGDPAGARLKPGSGYGAGLGIRVDSPLGPLRLEYAFNDQRVGRFHFGVGLRN, encoded by the exons ATGGAGAGAAACAGCGACGTCCTATTCACATCTTCCTCTATCAAACTCCCTCCATTCTCTTTTCCGTCCCAATCCCGCACCCCTAACCCTCTACTATCTACCCTCCACCTTACCCTCAGCAAACTTCCCAAGCTCCCAAACCCATTTGCCCCAATTTTCAACCCGCAAAGTGTGCTCACCGAATTCCTGAAATTCCCATTTCACAAAACCCTCAAAAGATTCAATTCCAACCCCAATTTCCCTCTTCTGTGCTGCTCCTCACTGTCGCTGACCCAGACTCGGGAAACTGATGCTGACTTTCCGCCGGCGACTCAGCCGGTGCCGCCCAAGAGTGCGAGGGAGGAGAGGGTGCTGATAAGTGAGGTGTTGGTGAGGAGCAAGGACGGTGAGGAGCTTGAGAGGAAGGATTTGGAGGTTGAAGCTCTCAATGCTCTTAAGGCTTGCCGACCAAACTCGGCCCTAACTGTCCGGGAGGTCCAGGAAGATGTGCATAGAATCGTTGCCAGTGGGTACTTCAGCTCTTGCATGCCCGTCGCTGTTGATACCAGAGATGGGATTCAATTGGTTTTTCAG GTAGAACCAAACCAAGAGTTTCGAGGGTTGGTGTGTGAAGGAGCCAATGTTCTTCCAACAAAGTTTGTAGAAGATGCTTTTCGTGATGGATATG GGAAAATTGTTAACATTAGACGCTTAGATGAAATAATTAGCTCAATCAATGGTTGGTACATGGACCGTGGTCTCATTGGCATG GTGTCAGGTATTGAGATTTTTTCAGGAGGTATTCTTAAGTTACAAGTTTCAGAAGCTGAGGTCAACAACATAAACATACGTTTTGTTGATAGAAC GGGTGAACCAACTGCTGGAAAAACAAAACCTGAAACTATACTTCGGCAACTTTTAACCAAGAAAGGACAG GTATACAGTGCACTTCAGGGGAAAAGAGATGTTGAGACTGTGCTGGCAATGGGAATTATGGAAGATGTTAGCATCATTCCCCAACCTGCAGGAG AAACTGGAAAGGTTGATCTGACAATGAATCTTGTTGAGCGTAAGAGTGCTAGAGGTATTACTGCTGGTGGCGGAATTTCAAGTGG GATAACAAATGGGCCGCTTGCTGGATTAATTGGAAG cTGTGCCATTTACCATAAGAATCTTTTTGGGAGAAACCAGAAACTCAATTTGTCACTAGAGAGGGGGCAGATTGACTCAATATATAGGATAAAATACATTGACCCATGGATTGAAGGAGATGATAAAAGAACGTCAAGATCAATCATGGTTCAG AATTCGAGAACACCTGGCACACTTGTTCATGGAAACCAACCAGACAATAGTAGTCTGACTATAGGACGTGTAACAGCTGGGATAGAATACAGCCGCCCATTTAGGCCAAAGTGGAATGGAACTGCTGGCATTACTTTTCAG CGTGCTGGTGCTCGTGATGATAAGGGGAATCCTATTATAAGGGACTTCTATAGCAGCCCCCTTACTGCAAG TGGCAACACCCACGATGATATGTTACTTGCTAAACTTGAGACCATGTATACTGGTTCTGGTGACTCTGGTTCTTCAATG tTGGTTTTCAACATGGACCAGGGGATTCCTGTATTGCCAGAGTGGCTAGTTTTCAGTAGAGTAAATGCTCGTGCCTTGAAGGGCTTGGCTGTTGGTCCTGTGCGGCTCTTTTTAAG TTTGTCTGGTGGTCATGTTGTGGGTAATTTCCCTCCGCATGAAGCTTTTGCTATTGGTGGTACCAACAGTGTTAGAGGATATGAAGAAGGTGCAGTTGGGTCAGGTCGATCATATGTGGTTGGCTGTGGCGAAATTTCATTTCCCTTG AGGGGACCAGTGGAGGGAGCTATATTTGCTGATTACGGGACAGACCTCGGTTCTGGTTCAAGTGTGCCTG GTGATCCTGCTGGGGCGAGGTTAAAACCTGGAAGTGGCTATGGAGCGGGGCTTGGCATTCGCGTGGACTCGCCTTTGGGGCCTCTAAGACTTGAATATGCCTTCAATGATCAGCGCGTTGGAAGGTTTCACTTCGGGGTTGGCCTACGGAACTGA
- the LOC116014915 gene encoding ADP,ATP carrier protein, mitochondrial-like isoform X1, producing MADIHQHLTVAQKVAYQLHLSSSLSQDAQASFGGLQRPAVYHRHSAYGNYYNAGLKSCQASQDLSLITANASPVFVQAPAEKGFSSFAIDFLMGGVSAAVSKTAAAPIERVKLLIQNQDEMIKAGRLSEPYKGIGDCFGRTIKEEGIVSLWRGNTANVIRYFPTQALNFAFKDYFKRLFNFKKDRDGYWKWFAGNLASGGAAGASSLLFVYSLDYARTRLANDAKAAKKGGDRQFNGLVDVYRKTLASDGIAGLYRGFNISCVGIIVYRGLYFGLYDSIKPVVLTGNLQDSFFASFALGWLITNGAGLASYPIDTVRRRMMMTSGEAVKYKSSLDAFSQILKNEGAKSLFKGAGANILRAVAGAGVLAGYDKLQVIVFGKKYGSGGA from the exons ATGGCTGATATTCACCAGCACCTCACTGTTGCTCAGAAGGTTGCTTACCAGCTTCATCTAAGTTCAAGTCTTTCTCAAGATGCTCAAGCATCCTTTGGCGGATTGCAAAGACCTGCTGTGTATCATAGGCATTCTGCTTATGGAAACTACTACAATGCAGGACTCAAGTCTTGCCAAGCCTCCCAGGATCTGTCACTGATAACTGCAAATGCTTCACCAGTTTTTGTGCAGGCTCCTGCAGAGAAAGGATTTTCAAGCTTTGCTATCGACTTTCTCATGGGTGGAGTTTCTGCTGCCGTTTCAAAGACTGCAGCTGCCCCTATTGAGCGTGTAAAACTTCTGATTCAAAATCAAGATGAGATGATTAAGGCTGGAAGACTCTCTGAACCTTACAAGGGAATTGGAGATTGTTTTGGTCGAACTATTAAGGAGGAAGGAATTGTTTCATTGTGGAGAGGAAACACTGCTAATGTTATCCGTTACTTCCCTACCCAG GCATTGAACTTTGCTTTCAAGGACTACTTCAAGAGGCTCTTCAACTTCAAGAAGGACCGTGATGGCTACTGGAAATGGTTTGCTGGAAACCTTGCCTCTGGTGGTGCTGCTGGTGCTTCCTCTTTACTCTTTGTGTACTCTTTGGATTATGCTCGTACTCGTTTGGCTAATGATGCCAAGGCTGCGAAGAAGGGAGGTGATAGGCAGTTCAATGGTTTGGTTGATGTCTATAGGAAGACTCTTGCTTCTGATGGCATTGCTGGACTCTACCGTGGTTTCAACATTTCATGTGTTGGTATCATTGTGTATCGGGGGCTGTATTTTGGATTGTATGACTCCATTAAGCCAGTTGTCCTGACGGGAAATTTGCAG GATAGTTTCTTTGCTAGCTTTGCTCTTGGATGGCTCATTACAAATGGTGCTGGCCTTGCTTCTTACCCAATTGATACAGTTCGTAGACGAATGATGATGACATCTGGTGAAGCTGTCAAGTATAAGAGCTCTCTAGATGCCTTCTCTCAGATCCTCAAGAATGAGGGTGCCAAATCCCTCTTCAAGGGTGCTGGTGCAAACATCCTCCGTGCCGTTGCCGGTGCTGGTGTGTTAGCAGGATACGATAAGCTTCAGGTGATAGTTTTTGGAAAGAAGTATGGTTCTGGCGGGGCATAA